Proteins from a genomic interval of Oncorhynchus masou masou isolate Uvic2021 unplaced genomic scaffold, UVic_Omas_1.1 unplaced_scaffold_1977, whole genome shotgun sequence:
- the LOC135532662 gene encoding sialoadhesin-like, which produces MALRTAGSVLVVFLWSVTVVLGQRGWSVTYTPQSICTLKGSTVELTCSYTYPRGKVTTTFWFTKWGTGVEPNNLGQDPKYAGRLKYHGDKKKDCTLRITDLRDRDSAEYKFRLLTDQEGGKYSGSPGVTLSVTGLQVKVTGGHQDKTLTCITTCTLTDNPTYIWYKNGQHLDESTSPQYKDPVSSNYGDSYSCAVKGHEDLLSPAVCVQGQDCNRVTYTKRTICALKGSTVDISCTYFSGYDTVKSSLWFSSKQSDRWRDELIPEDLTTDPGYAGRVEYVGEKERGRSTLRITDLREEDSAEYKFIFNTQTSRWGHSFPGTTLTVTDLQVKVTPATEAGKRTLTCITTCTLTDNPTYIWYKNGHKVKEDTSSLDSDSFSDADSYSCAVKGHEDLLSPAVCQKCWSVTYTHQSICTLKGSTVDISCSYTYPSYHEIKQAFWFTKWSGMEAEDLSSVPGYEGHIEYLGDKESDCTLRITDLRLSDSAGFRFRFITSGGKFSGSPVSLTVTDVVLEMDPTSVSEGERVTLRCRTNCTLDPITAYSWYKNGQSLPNSNTSSPVYILFSVSSEDTGRYSCSVEGHEDLPSAEETLTVTYGPRNTSVSVSPSGEIVEGSSVTLTCSSDANPPVDKYTWYKKNVTSPKASGQSYSIINIISEDRGEYYCEAQNGRGSMNSTALMIIVAGKQTSVLTAAVGIIVVVLGVILASCLSGLMWFRKKVSKTTSDTRHTAGNGQVC; this is translated from the exons atggccttgagaacagcaggaagtgtgttggtggtctttctctggtctgtgaCAG TGGTACTGGGTCAGAGAGGATGGAGTGTGACTTACACCCCTCAGAGTATCTGTaccttgaaggggtcaacagtggagctgacctgctcttacacatatcccagAGGTAAAGTCACAACAACCTTCTGGTTCACTAAATGGGGGACTGGTGTAGAACCTAACAATCTAGGTCAAGACCCAAAGTATGCAGGTCGTCTGAAGTATCATGGAGATAAGAAGAAAGACTgtaccctgagaatcacagacctgagagacagagactcagCTGAGTACAAGTTCAGATTACTAACAGATCAGGAAGGAGGGAAATATTCTGgaagtcctggagtcactctgtctgtcacag GTCTTCAGGTGAAGGTGACTGGTGGACATCAGGAtaagacactgacctgtatcaccacctgtactctgactgacaaccccacctacatctggtacaagaacggacaacATCTAGATGAGAGCACCTCCCCCCAGTACAAAGacccagtctccagtaactatggagacagttactcctgtgctgtaaaaggccatgaggatctcctctctcctgcagtgt GTGTCCAGGGTCAGGACTGCAACAGAGTGACTTACACCAAGAGGACAATCTGTgccttgaaggggtcaacagtggacatATCCTGTACTTATTTCAGTGGTTATGATACAGTTAAATCATCACTCTGGTTTAGTTCTAAACAGAGTGACAGGTGGAGGGATGAGTTGATCCCTGAGGACCTAACCACAGACCCAGGGTATGCAGGTCGTGTGGAGTAtgttggagagaaggagagaggtcgctccaccctgagaatcacagatcTGAGAGAGGAGGACTCTGCTGAGTACAAGTTCATAttcaacacacagacatcaaGATGGGGACACAGCTTCCCTGGAACAACTCTGACTGTCACAG ACctgcaggtgaaggtgactcCTGCCACAGAGGCAGGGAAgaggacactgacctgtatcaccacctgtactctgactgacaaccccacctacatctggtacaagaacggacacAAAGTAAAGGAGGACACTTCCAGCCTGGACTCAGACTCCTTTAGTGAtgcagacagttactcctgtgctgtaaaaggccatgaggatctcctctctcctgcagtgT GTcagaagtgttggagtgtgacttaCACCCATCAGAGTATCTGTaccttgaaggggtcaacagtggacatatcctgctcttacacatatcccagTTATCATGAGATCAAACAAGCTTTCTGGTTTACTAAATGGTCTGGTATGGAGGCTGAAGATCTGAGCTCAGTGCCAGGGTATGAGGGTCATATAGAGTACCTTGGGGATAAGGAGAGTGACTgtaccctgagaatcacagacctgagaTTGAGTGACTCTGCTGGGTTCAGGTTCAGATTCATAACATCTGGAGGAAAGTTTTCTGGctcacctgtctctctgactgtcacAG ATGTTGTGTTGGAGATGGATCCTACATCTgtgtcagagggggagagagtcacACTGAGATGTAGAACCAACTGTACACTGGACCCCATCACAGCCTACAGTTGGTATAAGAATGGACAGTCTCTaccaaacagcaacacctcctctcctgtctatatCCTGTTCTCAGTCAGCAGTGAGGATACAGGCAGATACTCCTGTTCTGTAGAAGGACATGAGGATCTCCCCTCTGCTGAAGAGACTCTCACTGTCACAT ATGGCCCAAGGAACacctcagtgtcagtcagtccctctggtgaaatagtggagggcagttcagtgactctgacctgcagcagtgatgccaaccCACCTGTGGACAAATACACCTGGTACAAGAAGAACGTAACCTCACCAAAAGCATCAGGACAGAGTTACAGCATCATTAACATCATctctgaggacagaggagaatattACTGTGAGGCCCAGAATGGAAGAGGATCTATGAACTCTACAGCTCTGATGATCATTGTAGCAG GGAAACAGACCTCAGTTCTAACTGCAGCTGTAGGAATCATAGTGGTTGTTCTGGGTGTCATACTGGCTTCATGTCTCTCTGGACTCATGTGGTTCAG GAAGAAGGTCTCCAAAACCACCTCTGACACAAGACACACAGCAGGCAATGgacaggtctgttga
- the LOC135532665 gene encoding sialoadhesin-like isoform X1: protein MLMSLINRKDSSASTTCVLTAFIMFQHFRFSLTTRQLTHCTRPLLFTSLYCRVGDATMALRTAGSVLVVFLWSVTVVLGQDGWSVTYTTQSICTLKGSSVDLTCSYTYPRGKVTTTFWFTKWGTGVEPEDLGQDPEYAGRLEYHGDKKKDCTLRITDLRERDSAMYKFRLLTDQEGGKYSGSPGVSLSVTGLQVKVTGGQQDKTLTCITTCTLTDNPTYIWYKNGQNLDESTSPQYKGPVSNDYDDSYSCAVKGHEDLLSPAVCVQGQSCNRVTYTKRRICVLKGSTVDISCTYGGYYYTTSSIWFRSDKSTPEDLTRDPGYAGRVEYTGTHRGPFTLRITDLREDDSAEYRFTFKTHNVEWGHSFPGTTLSVTGLQVKVTPAAEGQKTLTCITTCTLTDNPTYIWYKNGQHLDESTSPQYKDSVSNDYEDSYSCAVKGHENLHSPAVCVVGESCMNVTYTHQSICALKGSTVDISCFYTHPSWHNITEVSWFNKWESGVTKDLSLNPEYADRVEYHRQTEKDSTLRITDLRESDSTEYKFRFTTDEARWGYSFPGTTLTVTGSQVEVTPKWSSESKTLTCSTTCTLSNPNTIYIWYKNGQHLDESTSSQYKGPVSSNYDDSYSCAVKGHEDLLSPAVCVQGQRCNRVTYTKRRICVLKGSTVDISCTYVGYYSTTSSFWFRSDKSTPEDLTTDPGYAGRAEYTGTHRGPFTLRITDLREDDSAEYRFTFKTDNIEWGHSFPGTTLSVTGLQVKVTPAAEGQKTLTCITTCTLTDNPTYIWYKNGQRVDEPTSQQYSSNTLVVLGHSVDSYSCAVEHHEDLHSPAVYAPKNTSVSVSPSGEIVEGSSVTLTCSSDANPPVDKYTWYKMNVASPKASGQSYSITNISSEDRGEYYCEAENKYGRLNSSSVSVDVQYTTALFLWVPVVGVGAALTVGALLLTIYCYMKRRHTGGSDDTADTQSVHPDPNSDMYTSLNMKTRSPEYDTLANVRDFAVTQPSDTC from the exons ATGTTAATGTCTTTAATAAACAGGAAGGACAGTTCTGCATCCACTACTTGTGTTCTGACTGCTTTTATAATGTTTCAACACTTCAGGTTTTCACTCACTACCAGACAGTTGACTCACTGTACAAGACCTCTCCTCTTCACTTCACTCT actgcagggtgggagatgcaacaatggccttgagaacagcaggaagtgtgttggtggtctttctctggtctgtgaCAG TGGTACTGGGTCAGGATGGCTGGAGTGTGACTTACACCACTCAGAGTATCTGTACCTTGAAGGGGTCATCAGTGGATCTGACCTGCTCTTATACATATCCCAGAGGTAAAGTCACAACAACCTTCTGGTTCACTAAATGGGGGACTGGTGTAGAACCTGAAGATCTAGGTCAGGACCCAGAGTATGCAGGTCGTCTGGAGTATCATGGAGATAAGAAGAAAGACTgtaccctgagaatcacagacctgagagagagagactcagctaTGTACAAATTCAGATTACTAACAGATCAGGAAGGAGGGAAATATTCTGGAAGTCCtggagtctctctgtctgtcacag GTCTTCAGGTGAAGGTGACTGGTGGACAGCAGGAtaagacactgacctgtatcaccacctgtactctgactgacaaccccacctacatctggtacaagaacggacaaAATCTAGATGAGAGCACCTCCCCCCAGTACAAAGGCCCAGTCTCCAATGACTATGATGACAGTTATTCCTGTGCTGTAAAAGGTCATGaggatctcctctctcctgcagtgt GTGTTCAGGGTCAGAGCTGCAACAGAGTGACTTACACCAAGAGGAGAATCTGTGTCTTaaaggggtcaacagtggacatATCCTGTACTTATGGTGGTTATTATTACACCACATCATCAATCTGGTTTAGAAGTGATAAGTCGACCCCTGAAGACCTAACCAGAGACCCAGGGTATGCAGGTCGTGTGGAGTACACTGGAACACACAGAGGTCCCTtcaccctgagaatcacagatcTGAGAGAGGACGACTCAGCTGAGTATCGCTTCACTTTTAAAACACACAACGTTGAATGGGGTCATAGTTTCCCAGGAACaactctgtctgtcacag GTctgcaggtgaaggtgactcctgctgcagagggacagaagacactgacctgtatcaccacctgtactctgactgacaaccccacctacatctggtacaagaacggacagCATCTAGATGAGAGCACTTCCCCCCAGTACAAAGACTCAGTCTCCAATGACTAtgaagacagttactcctgtgctgtTAAAGGCCACGAGAATCTCCactctcctgcagtgt GTGTTGTGGGTGAGAGCTGTATGAATGTGACTTACACCCATCAGAGTATCTGTGCTTTGAAAGGGTCAACAGTGGACATATCATGCTTTTACACACATCCCAGTTGGCATAACATCACAGAAGTGTCCTGGTTCAACAAATGGGAGTCTGGTGTCACTAAAGACCTCAGCCTGAACCCAGAGTATGCAGATCGTGTGGAATACCATCGACAAACAGAGAAGGACTccaccctgagaatcacagacctgagagagagtgaCTCAACTGAGTACAAGTTCAGATTTACAACTGATGAGGCAAGATGGGGGTACAGCTTCCCTGGAACAACTCTGACTGTCACAG GTTCTCAGGTGGAGGTGACTCCTAAATGGAGTTCAGAGTCAAagacactgacctgtagcaccacctgtactctgagtaACCCCAACACCATCTAtatctggtacaagaacggacaacATCTAGAtgagagcacctcctcccagtacAAAGGCCCAGTCTCCAGTAACTATGACGAtagttactcctgtgctgtaaaaggtcatgaggatctcctctctcctgcagtgt GTGTTCAGGGTCAGAGATGCAACAGAGTGACTTACACCAAGAGGAGAATCTGTgtcttgaaggggtcaacagtggacatATCCTGTACTTATGTTGGTTATTATTCCACCACATCATCATTCTGGTTTAGAAGTGATAAGTCGACCCCTGAAGACCTAACCACAGACCCAGGGTATGCAGGTCGTGCAGAGTACACTGGAACACACAGAGGTCCCTtcaccctgagaatcacagatcTGAGAGAGGACGACTCAGCTGAGTATCGCTTCACTTTTAAAACAGACAACATTGAATGGGGTCATAGTTTCCCAGGAACaactctgtctgtcacag GTctgcaggtgaaggtgactcctgctgcagagggacagaagacactgacctgtatcaccacctgtactctgactgacaaccccacctacatctggtacaagaacggacaacGTGTAGATGAGCCCACTTCCCAACAATACTCTAGTAATACCCTAGTAGTGTTGGGTCATTCTGTGgacagttactcctgtgctgtagAACACCATGAGGACCTCCactctcctgcagtgt ATGCTCCAAAGAACacctcagtgtcagtcagtccctctggtgaaatagtggagggcagttcagtgactctgacctgcagcagtgatgccaaccCACCTGTGGACAAATACACCTGGTACAAGATGAACGTAGCCTCACCAAAAGCATCAGGACAGAGTTACAGCATCACTAACATCAGctctgaggacagaggagaatattACTGTGAAGCTGAGAATAAATATGGACGACTCAACTCTTCTTCTGTGTCTGTGGACGTTCAGT ATACTACAGCATTGTTTCTCTGGGTTcctgtggtgggggtgggggctgCCCTGACTGTTGGAGCTCTGCTCCTCACCATCTACTGCTATATGAAGAG gagacacacaggaggaagTGATGACACAGCAGACACACAG aGTGTCCATCCTGACCCTAACAGTGACATGTACACATCTCTGAACATGAAGACCAGGTCACCAGAGTATGACACCCTGGCA AATGTGAGGGACTTCGCAGTGACACAGCCCTCAGATACATGCTGA
- the LOC135532665 gene encoding sialoadhesin-like isoform X2 → MALRTAGSVLVVFLWSVTVVLGQDGWSVTYTTQSICTLKGSSVDLTCSYTYPRGKVTTTFWFTKWGTGVEPEDLGQDPEYAGRLEYHGDKKKDCTLRITDLRERDSAMYKFRLLTDQEGGKYSGSPGVSLSVTGLQVKVTGGQQDKTLTCITTCTLTDNPTYIWYKNGQNLDESTSPQYKGPVSNDYDDSYSCAVKGHEDLLSPAVCVQGQSCNRVTYTKRRICVLKGSTVDISCTYGGYYYTTSSIWFRSDKSTPEDLTRDPGYAGRVEYTGTHRGPFTLRITDLREDDSAEYRFTFKTHNVEWGHSFPGTTLSVTGLQVKVTPAAEGQKTLTCITTCTLTDNPTYIWYKNGQHLDESTSPQYKDSVSNDYEDSYSCAVKGHENLHSPAVCVVGESCMNVTYTHQSICALKGSTVDISCFYTHPSWHNITEVSWFNKWESGVTKDLSLNPEYADRVEYHRQTEKDSTLRITDLRESDSTEYKFRFTTDEARWGYSFPGTTLTVTGSQVEVTPKWSSESKTLTCSTTCTLSNPNTIYIWYKNGQHLDESTSSQYKGPVSSNYDDSYSCAVKGHEDLLSPAVCVQGQRCNRVTYTKRRICVLKGSTVDISCTYVGYYSTTSSFWFRSDKSTPEDLTTDPGYAGRAEYTGTHRGPFTLRITDLREDDSAEYRFTFKTDNIEWGHSFPGTTLSVTGLQVKVTPAAEGQKTLTCITTCTLTDNPTYIWYKNGQRVDEPTSQQYSSNTLVVLGHSVDSYSCAVEHHEDLHSPAVYAPKNTSVSVSPSGEIVEGSSVTLTCSSDANPPVDKYTWYKMNVASPKASGQSYSITNISSEDRGEYYCEAENKYGRLNSSSVSVDVQYTTALFLWVPVVGVGAALTVGALLLTIYCYMKRRHTGGSDDTADTQSVHPDPNSDMYTSLNMKTRSPEYDTLANVRDFAVTQPSDTC, encoded by the exons atggccttgagaacagcaggaagtgtgttggtggtctttctctggtctgtgaCAG TGGTACTGGGTCAGGATGGCTGGAGTGTGACTTACACCACTCAGAGTATCTGTACCTTGAAGGGGTCATCAGTGGATCTGACCTGCTCTTATACATATCCCAGAGGTAAAGTCACAACAACCTTCTGGTTCACTAAATGGGGGACTGGTGTAGAACCTGAAGATCTAGGTCAGGACCCAGAGTATGCAGGTCGTCTGGAGTATCATGGAGATAAGAAGAAAGACTgtaccctgagaatcacagacctgagagagagagactcagctaTGTACAAATTCAGATTACTAACAGATCAGGAAGGAGGGAAATATTCTGGAAGTCCtggagtctctctgtctgtcacag GTCTTCAGGTGAAGGTGACTGGTGGACAGCAGGAtaagacactgacctgtatcaccacctgtactctgactgacaaccccacctacatctggtacaagaacggacaaAATCTAGATGAGAGCACCTCCCCCCAGTACAAAGGCCCAGTCTCCAATGACTATGATGACAGTTATTCCTGTGCTGTAAAAGGTCATGaggatctcctctctcctgcagtgt GTGTTCAGGGTCAGAGCTGCAACAGAGTGACTTACACCAAGAGGAGAATCTGTGTCTTaaaggggtcaacagtggacatATCCTGTACTTATGGTGGTTATTATTACACCACATCATCAATCTGGTTTAGAAGTGATAAGTCGACCCCTGAAGACCTAACCAGAGACCCAGGGTATGCAGGTCGTGTGGAGTACACTGGAACACACAGAGGTCCCTtcaccctgagaatcacagatcTGAGAGAGGACGACTCAGCTGAGTATCGCTTCACTTTTAAAACACACAACGTTGAATGGGGTCATAGTTTCCCAGGAACaactctgtctgtcacag GTctgcaggtgaaggtgactcctgctgcagagggacagaagacactgacctgtatcaccacctgtactctgactgacaaccccacctacatctggtacaagaacggacagCATCTAGATGAGAGCACTTCCCCCCAGTACAAAGACTCAGTCTCCAATGACTAtgaagacagttactcctgtgctgtTAAAGGCCACGAGAATCTCCactctcctgcagtgt GTGTTGTGGGTGAGAGCTGTATGAATGTGACTTACACCCATCAGAGTATCTGTGCTTTGAAAGGGTCAACAGTGGACATATCATGCTTTTACACACATCCCAGTTGGCATAACATCACAGAAGTGTCCTGGTTCAACAAATGGGAGTCTGGTGTCACTAAAGACCTCAGCCTGAACCCAGAGTATGCAGATCGTGTGGAATACCATCGACAAACAGAGAAGGACTccaccctgagaatcacagacctgagagagagtgaCTCAACTGAGTACAAGTTCAGATTTACAACTGATGAGGCAAGATGGGGGTACAGCTTCCCTGGAACAACTCTGACTGTCACAG GTTCTCAGGTGGAGGTGACTCCTAAATGGAGTTCAGAGTCAAagacactgacctgtagcaccacctgtactctgagtaACCCCAACACCATCTAtatctggtacaagaacggacaacATCTAGAtgagagcacctcctcccagtacAAAGGCCCAGTCTCCAGTAACTATGACGAtagttactcctgtgctgtaaaaggtcatgaggatctcctctctcctgcagtgt GTGTTCAGGGTCAGAGATGCAACAGAGTGACTTACACCAAGAGGAGAATCTGTgtcttgaaggggtcaacagtggacatATCCTGTACTTATGTTGGTTATTATTCCACCACATCATCATTCTGGTTTAGAAGTGATAAGTCGACCCCTGAAGACCTAACCACAGACCCAGGGTATGCAGGTCGTGCAGAGTACACTGGAACACACAGAGGTCCCTtcaccctgagaatcacagatcTGAGAGAGGACGACTCAGCTGAGTATCGCTTCACTTTTAAAACAGACAACATTGAATGGGGTCATAGTTTCCCAGGAACaactctgtctgtcacag GTctgcaggtgaaggtgactcctgctgcagagggacagaagacactgacctgtatcaccacctgtactctgactgacaaccccacctacatctggtacaagaacggacaacGTGTAGATGAGCCCACTTCCCAACAATACTCTAGTAATACCCTAGTAGTGTTGGGTCATTCTGTGgacagttactcctgtgctgtagAACACCATGAGGACCTCCactctcctgcagtgt ATGCTCCAAAGAACacctcagtgtcagtcagtccctctggtgaaatagtggagggcagttcagtgactctgacctgcagcagtgatgccaaccCACCTGTGGACAAATACACCTGGTACAAGATGAACGTAGCCTCACCAAAAGCATCAGGACAGAGTTACAGCATCACTAACATCAGctctgaggacagaggagaatattACTGTGAAGCTGAGAATAAATATGGACGACTCAACTCTTCTTCTGTGTCTGTGGACGTTCAGT ATACTACAGCATTGTTTCTCTGGGTTcctgtggtgggggtgggggctgCCCTGACTGTTGGAGCTCTGCTCCTCACCATCTACTGCTATATGAAGAG gagacacacaggaggaagTGATGACACAGCAGACACACAG aGTGTCCATCCTGACCCTAACAGTGACATGTACACATCTCTGAACATGAAGACCAGGTCACCAGAGTATGACACCCTGGCA AATGTGAGGGACTTCGCAGTGACACAGCCCTCAGATACATGCTGA